The following are encoded together in the Ovis canadensis isolate MfBH-ARS-UI-01 breed Bighorn chromosome 2, ARS-UI_OviCan_v2, whole genome shotgun sequence genome:
- the TRIM32 gene encoding E3 ubiquitin-protein ligase TRIM32, producing MAAAAASHLNLDALREVLECPICMESFTEEQLRPKLLHCGHTICCQCLEKLLASSINGVRCPFCSKITLITSLAQLTDNLTVLKIIDKTGLSEAVGLLMCRSCGRRLPRQFCRSCGVVVCEPCREAEHPPPGHCTLPVKEAAEERRRDFGRKLARLRELTGELQRRKVALEGVSKDLQARYRAVLQEYGHEERRVQEELACSRKFFTGSLAEVEKSNSQVVEEQSYLLNIAEVQAVSRCDYFLAKIKQADVALLEEAADEEEPELTASLPRELTLQDVELLKVGHVGPLHIGQAVKKPRTVNMEDLWAMEAAASAAPSSVTFREMDVNPEDVGASPRASPAKQRGSDPAANIQQCLFLRKMGAKGSTPGMFNLPVSLYVTSQGEVLVADRGNYRIQVFTRKGFLKEIRRSSSAMDSFVLSFFGADPPNLTPLSVAMNCHGLIGVTDSYDNSLKVYTLDGHCVACHRSQLSKPWGITALPSGQFVVTDVEGGKLWCFTVDRGAGVVKYSCLCSAVRPKFVACDAEGTVYFTQGLGLNLENWQNEHHLEGGFSIGSVGPDGQLGRQISHFFSENEDFRCITGMCVDARGDLIVADSSRKEILHFPKGGGYSVLIREGLTCPVGIALTPKGQLLVLDCWDHCIKIYSYHLRRYSTP from the coding sequence ATGGCCGCAGCCGCAGCCTCTCACCTGAACCTGGACGCGCTGCGGGAAGTGCTGGAATGCCCCATCTGCATGGAGTCCTTCACGGAGGAGCAGCTGCGGCCCAAACTCCTGCACTGCGGCCACACCATCTGCTGCCAGTGCCTGGAGAAGCTCCTGGCCAGCAGCATCAACGGCGTCCGCTGTCCCTTTTGCAGCAAGATCACCCTCAtcaccagcctcgcgcagctgaCCGACAACCTGACGGTGCTGAAGATCATCGACAAGACGGGGCTCAGCGAGGCGGTGGGGCTGCTCATGTGCCGCTCCTGCGGACGGCGGCTGCCGCGGCAGTTCTGCCGGAGCTGCGGTGTGGTGGTGTGCGAGCCGTGCCGGGAGGCGGAGCACCCGCCGCCGGGGCACTGCACGCTCCCGGTCAAAGAGGCCGCGGAGGAGCGGCGGCGGGACTTCGGCCGGAAGTTGGCGCGTCTGCGGGAGCTCACGGGAGAGCTGCAGCGGCGGAAGGTGGCCTTGGAAGGCGTCTCCAAGGACCTTCAGGCCCGGTACAGGGCGGTCCTCCAGGAGTACGGACACGAGGAACGCAGGGTTCAGGAAGAGTTAGCTTGCTCCCGGAAGTTCTTCACGGGCTCGCTGGCCGAGGTGGAGAAGTCCAACAGTCAGGTGGTGGAGGAGCAGAGCTACCTGCTGAACATCGCCGAGGTGCAGGCCGTGTCCCGCTGCGACTACTTCCTGGCCAAGATCAAGCAGGCCGACGTGGCACTCCTGGAAGAGGCGGCCGACGAGGAGGAGCCCGAGCTCACGGCCAGCCTGCCCCGGGAGCTCACCCTGCAGGACGTGGAGCTCCTCAAGGTTGGCCACGTCGGTCCCCTCCACATCGGGCAGGCGGTCAAGAAGCCCCGGACGGTCAACATGGAAGACTTGTGGGCCATGGAGGCGGCGGCCTCTGCAGCCCCTTCCTCGGTTACGTTTAGAGAGATGGACGTGAACCCTGAGGACGTGGGGGCCAGCCCGAGGGCCTCACCTGCCAAGCAGCGGGGTTCTGACCCGGCCGCCAACATTCAGCAGTGCCTCTTTCTCAGGAAGATGGGGGCCAAAGGCAGCACCCCGGGCATGTTCAACCTCCCGGTCAGTCTCTACGTGACCAGTCAAGGCGAGGTGCTGGTTGCTGACCGCGGCAACTACCGCATACAAGTCTTTACCCGAAAAGGCTTTCTGAAGGAAATCCGCCGCAGCTCCAGCGCCATGGATAGCTTTGTGCTGAGCTTCTTTGGGGCCGACCCACCCAACCTCACTCCTCTGTCAGTGGCCATGAACTGCCACGGGCTGATCGGCGTGACTGACAGCTATGACAACTCGCTCAAGGTATACACCTTGGACGGCCACTGCGTGGCCTGTCACCGGAGCCAGCTGAGCAAACCCTGGGGCATCACAGCCCTCCCATCCGGCCAGTTTGTGGTGACCGATGTGGAAGGTGGAAAGCTCTGGTGCTTCACGGTTGACCGAGGCGCGGGGGTGGTCAAATACAGCTGCCTCTGCAGCGCCGTGCGGCCCAAGTTTGTCGCCTGTGACGCTGAAGGCACCGTCTACTTCACGCAGGGCCTGGGTCTCAACCTGGAGAACTGGCAGAACGAGCACCACCTGGAGGGCGGCTTCTCCATCGGCTCCGTGGGCCCCGACGGGCAGCTGGGTCGGCAGATCAGCCACTTCTTCTCTGAGAACGAGGATTTCCGCTGCATCACAGGCATGTGTGTGGACGCCCGTGGTGATCTCATCGTGGCTGACAGCAGTCGCAAGGAAATCCTCCACTTCCCCAAGGGTGGGGGCTACAGTGTCCTTATTCGAGAGGGGCTCACCTGTCCGGTGGGCATTGCCCTCACTCCAAAGGGGCAGCTGCTGGTCCTGGACTGTTGGGATCACTGCATCAAGATTTACAGCTACCATCTAAGAAGATACTCTACCCCTTAG